From a region of the Triticum aestivum cultivar Chinese Spring chromosome 7D, IWGSC CS RefSeq v2.1, whole genome shotgun sequence genome:
- the LOC543086 gene encoding two-on-two hemoglobin-3 — protein MQSLQDKASEWSGVAAADAFAIDEVNVFEALGGTPQPFVDLSTNFYTRVYEDEEQWFREIFSGSRKEDAIQNQYEFLVQRMGGPPLFSQRRGHPALIGRHRPFPVTHQAAERWLHHMQQALETTESINPDTKTKMMIFFRHTAYFLVAGNEMTRQTQSVPPCKHATSKPAE, from the exons ATGCAGTCGCTGCAGGACAAGGCGTCGGAGTGGAGCGGCGTGGCGGCCGCCGACGCCTTCGCCATCGACGAGGTCAACGTCTTCGAGGCGCTCGGCGGCACCCCGCAGCCCTTCGTCGACCTCTCCACCAACTTCTACACCAG GGTTTATGAGGACGAGGAGCAGTGGTTCCGGGAGATATTCTCGGGGTCCAGGAAGGAGGACGCGATCCAGAACCAGTACGAGTTCTTGGTGCAGCGGATGGGCGGCCCGCCGCTATTCTCCCAGAGGAGAG GACATCCTGCCTTGATAGGACGACATCGGCCATTTCCAGTTACCCACCAAGCTGCGGAGCGATGGCTACACCACATGCAGCAAGCTTTGGAGACTACAGAAAGCATAAacccagatacaaaaaccaaaatgatgatttttttcag GCACACTGCATATTTCCTTGTCGCCGGTAATGAGATGACAAGGCAAACCCAAAGTGTACCTCCCTGCAAACATGCAACGAGCAAACCAGCTGAGTAG